From a single Brassica oleracea var. oleracea cultivar TO1000 chromosome C5, BOL, whole genome shotgun sequence genomic region:
- the LOC106343823 gene encoding protein FLX-like 1, protein MSGRNRGSYGGLQPPINQPAFVRGLGGHAPHPHPHPHPHPPRPIDDNRELPQFRNHHPQHHHSIIEDRIASQNQDVQGLLADNQRLAATHVALKQELEVAQHELQRMMHYIDSLRAEEDIMMREMYDKSRRCEVELHQVEALRADVQKVRADIKELTSSRQELTSQVHLMTQDLVRLTAELQQIPTLTAEIENTKQELQRARAAIDYEKKGYAENYEHGKVMEQKLVAMARELEKLRAEIANSESRAHATGPVGNPGGVGYGGGYGNHDPAGYAVNPYQPNYAMNPAQAQGGVEGYYPPPYGAAPTAWAGGYDPQLQQQQQYYPQQGQGQG, encoded by the exons ATGTCCGGAAGAAATCGCGGATCGTACGGCGGCTTACAACCTCCGATCAACCAACCGGCTTTCGTCAGAGGCTTAGGAGGACACGCACCTCATCCTCATCCTCATCCTCATCCTCATCCCCCTCGCCCCATAGACGACAACAGGGAACTCCCCCAATTCAGAAACCATCATCCTCAACACCACCACTCAATCATCGAAGACCGAATCGCATCTCAAAACCAAGACGTGCAGGGCTTACTCGCCGATAACCAGAGGCTCGCCGCGACGCACGTCGCGCTTAAGCAGGAGCTGGAAGTAGCGCAGCACGAGCTGCAGAGGATGATGCATTATATTGATTCGTTGAGAGCCGAGGAAGATATAATGATGAGGGAGATGTACGATAAGTCTAGGCGGTGCGAAGTGGAGCTGCATCAGGTCGAGGCGTTGCGCGCTGATGTTCAGAAGGTTAGGGCTGATATCAAGGAGCTTACTTCGAGCAGGCAGGAGCTTACGAGTCAGGTTCATTTGATGACTCAAGATTTGGTGAGGCTCACGGCGGAGTTGCAGCAGATACCGACGTTGACTGCGGAGATTGAGAACACTAAGCAAGAGCTGCAACGCGCAAG AGCGGCGATTGATTATGAGAAGAAAGGGTATGCGGAGAATTACGAGCACGGGAAAGTTATGGAGCAGAAACTAGTTGCGATGGCCCGGGAACTCGAGAAGCTTCGAGCTGAGATTGCTAACTCGGAGAGTAGAGCTCATGCTACTGGTCCTGTTGGGAATCCTG GTGGAGTTGGTTATGGTGGTGGGTATGGAAACCATGATCCTGCTGGGTATGCTGTGAATCCTTATCAACCCAACTATGCCATGAATCCT GCACAAGCACAGGGAGGCGTTGAAGGCTATTATCCTCCTCCATATGGAGCAGCACCCACTGCCTGGGCGGGTGGCTATGATCCGCAGCTGCAGCAGCAACAACAGTATTATCCACAACAAGGACAAGGACAGGGATGA
- the LOC106293089 gene encoding protein Jade-1-like isoform X1, translating to MDAQYQNLPPLKRLRLMQRDLELAHQQQQKLPSQPEVKPSQLPGKKRKHSRVDYDEDCENSAPAYRCLPAKKRIWAFDPDLLTGTPFSPFDLNVEYTPCVDEGGIEKEKKKHPPPLVESNPQEEDDKENIDPLGEEKALDLSDSIPEDEDGIMCAVCQSTDGDPSNPIVFCDGCDLMVHASCYGSPLVKAIPEGDWFCSLCTESTSLKKREKPFSCCLCTTKGGAMKPTKDGRWAHITCSLFVPEVYFEDPEGREGICCSEIPSKRWKERCYLCKVRRGCVIECSEMKCELAFHVTCGLKEDLCIEYREGKRSGGIVVGFCSEHTKLWERQQESGKYKIVARD from the exons ATGGATGCTCAGTATCAGAACTTACCTCCTCTCAAACGATTGAGATTGATGCAGCGAGATCTCGAGCTTGCGCACCAGCAGCAGCAGAAGCTACCGAGCCAACCTGAGGTGAAGCCGTCGCAGTTGCCGGGGAAGAAGAGGAAGCATTCTCGTGTTGATTACGATGAAGACTGCGAGAACTCCGCCCCCGCTTACCGTTGTCTCCCGGCGAAGAAGAGGATCTGGGCGTTCGATCCAGATCTGCTCACCGGTACTCCCTTTTCACCTTTCGATCTGAATGTTGAGTATACGCCTTGTGTAGACGAGGGCGGAATCGAGAAGGAGAAGAAGAAGCATCCACCTCCATTGGTTGAATCGAATCCACAAGAAGAGGATGATAAAGAGAATATTGATCCTCTAGGGGAAGAAAAAGCTTTAGATCTCTCCGATTCGATACCTGAAGACGAAGATGGTATCATGTGTGCTGTATGTCAAAGCACAGATGGCGATCCCTCAAATCCAATCGTCTTCTGCGACGGTTGCGACTTAATGGTCCACGCTTCGTGTTATGGTAGCCCTCTGGTTAAAGCCATACCAGAAGGTGATTGGTTTTGCAGTCTATGTACTGAGTCAACGTCATTGAAGAAGAGAGAGAAGCCTTTCTCTTGCTGCTTGTGTACGACCAAAGGTGGAGCCATGAAGCCCACTAAGGATGGTCGTTGGGCTCACATCACTTGCTCGCTGTTCGTGCCGGAGGTCTACTTTGAGGATCCTGAAGGAAGGGAAGGGATTTGTTGCAGCGAGATTCCGAGTAAGAGGTGGAAAGAGAGGTGTTATTTGTGCAAGGTTAGACGCGGGTGTGTTATCGAGTGTTCGGAGATGAAGTGTGAGCTGGCTTTTCATGTTACTTGTGGGTTGAAGGAAGATCTTTGCATTGAGTACCGTGAAGGCAAGAGGAGTGGTGGTATTGTTGTTGGTTTCTGCAGTGAGCATACTAAACTTTGGGAAAGG CAACAGGAGAGTGGAAAGTACAAGATTGTTGCCAGAGATTAA
- the LOC106293089 gene encoding protein Jade-1-like isoform X2 — MDAQYQNLPPLKRLRLMQRDLELAHQQQQKLPSQPEVKPSQLPGKKRKHSRVDYDEDCENSAPAYRCLPAKKRIWAFDPDLLTGTPFSPFDLNVEYTPCVDEGGIEKEKKKHPPPLVESNPQEEDDKENIDPLGEEKALDLSDSIPEDEDGIMCAVCQSTDGDPSNPIVFCDGCDLMVHASCYGSPLVKAIPEGDWFCSLCTESTSLKKREKPFSCCLCTTKGGAMKPTKDGRWAHITCSLFVPEVYFEDPEGREGICCSEIPSKRWKERCYLCKVRRGCVIECSEMKCELAFHVTCGLKEDLCIEYREGKRSGGIVVGFCSEHTKLWERESGKYKIVARD, encoded by the exons ATGGATGCTCAGTATCAGAACTTACCTCCTCTCAAACGATTGAGATTGATGCAGCGAGATCTCGAGCTTGCGCACCAGCAGCAGCAGAAGCTACCGAGCCAACCTGAGGTGAAGCCGTCGCAGTTGCCGGGGAAGAAGAGGAAGCATTCTCGTGTTGATTACGATGAAGACTGCGAGAACTCCGCCCCCGCTTACCGTTGTCTCCCGGCGAAGAAGAGGATCTGGGCGTTCGATCCAGATCTGCTCACCGGTACTCCCTTTTCACCTTTCGATCTGAATGTTGAGTATACGCCTTGTGTAGACGAGGGCGGAATCGAGAAGGAGAAGAAGAAGCATCCACCTCCATTGGTTGAATCGAATCCACAAGAAGAGGATGATAAAGAGAATATTGATCCTCTAGGGGAAGAAAAAGCTTTAGATCTCTCCGATTCGATACCTGAAGACGAAGATGGTATCATGTGTGCTGTATGTCAAAGCACAGATGGCGATCCCTCAAATCCAATCGTCTTCTGCGACGGTTGCGACTTAATGGTCCACGCTTCGTGTTATGGTAGCCCTCTGGTTAAAGCCATACCAGAAGGTGATTGGTTTTGCAGTCTATGTACTGAGTCAACGTCATTGAAGAAGAGAGAGAAGCCTTTCTCTTGCTGCTTGTGTACGACCAAAGGTGGAGCCATGAAGCCCACTAAGGATGGTCGTTGGGCTCACATCACTTGCTCGCTGTTCGTGCCGGAGGTCTACTTTGAGGATCCTGAAGGAAGGGAAGGGATTTGTTGCAGCGAGATTCCGAGTAAGAGGTGGAAAGAGAGGTGTTATTTGTGCAAGGTTAGACGCGGGTGTGTTATCGAGTGTTCGGAGATGAAGTGTGAGCTGGCTTTTCATGTTACTTGTGGGTTGAAGGAAGATCTTTGCATTGAGTACCGTGAAGGCAAGAGGAGTGGTGGTATTGTTGTTGGTTTCTGCAGTGAGCATACTAAACTTTGGGAAAGG GAGAGTGGAAAGTACAAGATTGTTGCCAGAGATTAA
- the LOC106295802 gene encoding mitogen-activated protein kinase 19-like has protein sequence MQQGQVKKNMKEVDFFTEYGDANRYQILEVIGKGSYGVVCAAIDTHTGERVAIKKINDVFEHISDALRILREVKLLRLLRHPDIVEIKSIMLPPSKREFKDIYVVFELMESDLHQVIKANDDLTKEHHQFFLYQMLRALKYMHTANVYHRDLKPKNILANANCKLKVCDFGLARVSFNDTPTTVFWTDYVATRWYRAPELCGSFCSKYTPAIDVWSIGCIFAEVLLGKPLFPGKSVVHQLELITDLLGTPKSETIAGVRNEKARKYLGEMRKKSLVPFSQKFPNADPLALRLLQRLLAFDPKDRPTATEALADPYFKGLAKVEREPSCQPISKMEFEFERRRLTKDDIRELIYREILEYHPQLLKDYMNGSEGSSFLYPSAIGHLRKQFAYLEENSGKGGPIIPPERKHASLPRSTVHPGVVTTSNAQPPESRRHVSFDPSRNVVPSTSTKPLGPPPRIPSGRPGRAVESSSLTYENNRNLKDSSSYDARTSTYYRTTPQQTVSPNCFFNPNTTMNQEKRLGTEAASQAKPQFVPTQCNSAKPAELNPNPYVQQTQHKVGIDAKLLHAQSQYGPAGAAAVAVAAHRSVGTVGYGMS, from the exons ATGCAACAAGGTCAGGTGAAGAAG AACATGAAAGAGGTGGACTTTTTCACCGAGTACGGCGACGCGAACCGTTACCAGATCCTCGAAGTGATCGGGAAAGGAAGCTACGGAGTTGTCTGCGCGGCCATCGACACCCACACGGGAGAGAGAGTCGCGATAAAGAAGATCAACGACGTCTTCGAACACATCTCCGACGCGCTCCGCATCCTCCGCGAGGTGAAGCTTCTCCGTCTCCTACGTCACCCAGATATAGTCGAGATCAAAAGCATCATGCTTCCGCCTTCCAAGAGAGAGTTCAAAGACATTTACGTCGTGTTTGAGCTCATGGAGTCGGATCTGCACCAAGTCATCAAAGCTAACGATGACTTGACTAAGGAGCATCACCAGTTTTTTCTTTATCAGATGCTTCGTGCCTTGAAGTATATGCATACAG CTAATGTTTATCATCGTGATCTTAAACCGAAGAATATTCTGGCTAATGCTAATTGCAAGTTGAAAGTTTGTGACTTTGGATTAGCGAGAGTGTCGTTTAATGATACGCCCACAACAGTCTTTTGGACG GATTATGTTGCTACAAGATGGTACAGGGCTCCTGAGCTTTGTGGCTCATTCTGTTCTAAG TATACACCAGCTATTGACGTATGGAGCATTGGTTGCATCTTTGCGGAGGTGTTATTAGGGAAGCCTTTGTTTCCTGGGAAAAGTGTTGTTCATCAGTTAGAGTTGATTACCGATCTTCTTGGGACACCAAAGTCTGAGACCATTGCAGGA GTTCGAAACGAAAAGGCTAGAAAATACTTGGGAGAAATGAGGAAGAAGAGTCTTGTCCCTTTCTCTCAAAAGTTTCCTAATGCAGATCCATTAGCGTTGCGGCTATTGCAAAGACTGTTGGCTTTTGATCCAAAGGATAGGCCCACTGCTACAGAGGCGCTGGCTGATCCTTACTTTAAGGGTCTAGCAAAGGTTGAGAGAGAGCCTTCTTGTCAGCCAATCTCGAAGATGGAGTTTGAGTTTGAAAGAAGAAGGTTGACAAAGGATGACATTAGAGAGCTAATATACAGGGAGATACTAGAATACCATCCTCAGCTGCTTAAGGATTATATGAACGGTTCTGAAGGCTCAAGTTTCTTATATCCTAG CGCCATCGGTCATCTGAGGAAACAGTTTGCTTACTTGGAAGAAAATAGCGGTAAAGGTGGACCAATCATACCTCCAGAGAGAAAGCATGCTTCACTTCCACG ATCTACAGTTCACCCTGGTGTAGTGACGACCTCCAATGCTCAACCTCCAGAGTCTCGACGACATGTCTCTTTTGATCCTTCAAGAAATGTAGTTCCGTCCACTTCAACTAAACCTTTAGGACCTCCTCCAAGGATACCTTCAGGCAGACCAGGCCGTGCAGTGGAATCATCATCTCTAACTTATGAGAATAACAGGAACCTCAAAGACTCGTCGTCGTATGATGCAAGGACATCAACTTATTACAGAACCACTCCACAACAGACCGTATCTCCTAACTGTTTCTTTAATCCCAACACCACCATGAACCAAGAGAAGCGCCTTGGTACAGAAGCTGCGTCTCAAGCAAAACCGCAGTTTGTTCCCACCCAATGCAACTCTGCAAAGCCAGCTGAGCTGAACCCAAACCCTTATGTGCAACAAACACAGCATAAGGTGGGTATTGATGCTAAGCTGTTGCATGCACAATCCCAGTATGGTCCTGCTGGAGCCGCTGCGGTTGCGGTAGCAGCGCACCGGAGCGTAGGCACGGTTGGGTACGGCATGTCTTAA